A window of Nicotiana tabacum cultivar K326 chromosome 24, ASM71507v2, whole genome shotgun sequence contains these coding sequences:
- the LOC107760748 gene encoding protein TWIN LOV 1, whose amino-acid sequence MESQLGLIEQSFNVRYSDGVKEALDELPDSFTITDPSICGHPIVYASRGFLKMFGYNKNEVIGRNGRVFQGPKTNRRSVMEIREAIREERAIEISLLNYRKDGTPFWMLFHMCPVYSEKDGRVVHFLGVQVPILRRRKSSGGGIGKNGVCNDGVGNNCRESAFRCCRREVCSNLVMEMDRALSLDSVSGRDCTEVDVEGPCEASDQEKTKASVAVNNIISVLANYSELTGRLVSDKRCCQSGTSLLSASLNISFGRIKQSFVLTDAHLPDMPIVYASDAFLGLTGFSRHEVLGRNCRFLSGEDTDRSTQFQIRHCIQNEQPCTVHILNYRKDGTSFWNFLHISPVRNASGKVAYFVGIQIEDTSEARGKQGLNPEMRQRSVVAAVKVAVRGLSMGASTS is encoded by the exons ATGGAATCACAACTGGGCTTAATTGAACAATCATTTAATGTTAGATATTCAGATGGGGTTAAAGAAGCACTTGATGAATTGCCTGATAGTTTTACCATTACTGATCCCTCTATTTGTGGTCACCCTATTGTTTATGCCTCAAGGGGTTTCTTGAAAATGTTTGGTTATAACAAGAATGAGGTGATTGGGAGGAATGGAAGGGTATTTCAGGGTCCTAAGACTAATCGAAGATCGGTTATGGAGATTAGAGAGGCGATTCGAGAGGAGAGGGCTATAGAAATCAGTTTATTGAATTATAGGAAAGATGGGACACCCTTTTGGATGTTGTTTCATATGTGTCCTGTTTATAGTGAAAAAGATGGGAGGGTGGTTCATTTCTTGGGAGTTCAAGTGCCTATTTTGAGGAGGAGAAAGTCGTCGGGAGGTGGAATTGGGAAGAATGGAGTATGCAATGATGGAGTTGGTAATAATTGCCGGGAGTCTGCCTTTAGATGTTGTAGGAGGGAGGTTTGCTCGAATTTGGTTATGGAAATGGATAGAGCATTATCGCTTGATTCGGTTTCAGGGAGGGATTGTACag AAGTAGATGTGGAAGGACCTTGTGAAGCAagtgatcaagagaagacaaaagCCAGTGTTGCTGTTAACAACATAATTTCCGTGCTGGCAAACTACAGTGAGTTGACAGGCAGATTGGTCAGTGACAAGAGATGCTGTCAATCTGGAACCAGTCTGCTCAGTGCATCCTTAAATATATCTTTTGGTAGAATAAAACAAAGCTTTGTATT AACCGACGCGCACTTACCAGACATGCCAATTGTCTATGCAAGTGATGCCTTCCTAGGATTAACAG GCTTCTCGAGACATGAAGTATTAGGCCGTAATTGTAGGTTTTTAAGTGGGGAAGATACAGATAGAAGCACACAATTTCAG ATAAGACATTGCATCCAAAATGAACAACCATGTACTGTACATATCTTAAATTACAG AAAAGACGGAACCTCATTTTGGAATTTTCTTCACATTTCACCGGTCCGGAATGCTTCAGGCAag GTTGCATACTTTGTTGGCATTCAGATAGAAGATACCAGCGAGGCTCGGGGGAAACAAGGGCTAAATCCAGAGATGAGACAGCGCAGTGTTGTAGCTGCTGTGAAGGTTGCTGTGAGAGGCTTGTCAATGGGTGCAAGCACCTCCTAG
- the LOC107760749 gene encoding aldehyde oxidase GLOX-like, with product MEFKNLSFYFPFALFLLFSTFPLSFSSSSSSSSSKQNGGVKKSHRQSSSLPNSIIQSSFSTSFDFKFSGQAGPIDVKNSDHRNGKWILLQKSIGVSAMHMQLLHNNKVVIFDRTDFGASNLSLPQGQCRYNDEAIRVDCTAHSILYDVATNTYRPLMVHTDVWCSSGAVNPNGTLIQTGGYHAGERKIRLFSPCINDEHCDWTELPQNLTVKRWYASDHILPDGRVIIVGGRRAFSYEFFPQNSQNNGIFYLPFLKETTDPKEENNLYPFLYLLPDGNIYIFANQRSVVLDYVNNKIIREFPLIPGEKRTYPATGSSVMLPMKLVASASSPVVEVMVCGGANGGAFTQAEKGVFLPASRTCGRMRITDPDPVWVMEDMPMGRVMPDMLLLPTGDVIILNGASKGTAGWESAIDPVLNPVLYKPNEPDPSKRFTVLKQSNIPRMYHSAATLLPDGRILVGGSNPHIRYNFTGVQYPTELSLEAFRPPYLAPEHSHLRPSILTVEGPVSYGQKFSITFTLGFFQPAKELMVSMIAPSFTTHSFAMNQRLLILDVVEVQRLSLFAQKITVCAPPSRNIAPPGYYMVFVVHKGVPGHSSWIRMQ from the exons ATGGAATTCAAGAATCTATCTTTTTATTTCCCTTTTGCTCTCTTCCTTCTTTTCTCGACTTTCCCTCTCTCattttcatcttcatcttcatcttcatcctccAAACAAAATGGTGGAGTAAAAAAGAGCCACCGACAGAGTTCATCACTGCCTAATAGTATTATTCAATCATCATTTTCCACGTCCTTTGACTTCAAATTCTCAGGACAAGCAGGTCCAATTGACGTAAAAAACTCAGATCATAGAAATGGTAAATGGATTCTTTTACAAAAATCCATTGGTGTCTCTGCCATGCACATGCAACTTCTCCATAATAACAAGGTTGTCATCTTCGACCGTACAGATTTCGGAGCCTCTAACCTTTCCCTTCCTCAAGGCCAGTGCAG GTATAATGACGAAGCCATCAGAGTAGATTGCACAGCTCATTCTATCTTGTACGATGTTGCCACCAACACTTACCGTCCTCTCATGGTTCACACCGACGTTTGGTGTTCCTCTGGTGCCGTTAACCCTAACGGAACCCTTATCCAAACCGGCGGATACCATGCCGGTGAACGTAAAATACGGTTGTTTTCACCATGTATTAACGATGAACATTGTGATTGGACGGAACTTCCGCAGAATCTCACCGTTAAAAGATGGTACGCTTCAGATCATATACTTCCAGATGGACGTGTAATAATTGTTGGAGGTAGAAGAGCTTTTAGCTATGAGTTTTTcccacaaaactcacaaaataatGGGAttttttatcttccttttttgAAGGAAACAACTGACCCTAAAGAGGAGAACAATCTTTATCcatttttgtaccttttaccagaCGGAAATATTTACATTTTCGCTAATCAACGTTCAGTTGTGTTAGATTATGTGAACAATAAAATTATTAGAGAATTTCCACTAATTCCCGGCGAAAAAAGGACTTATCCGGCAACAGGTTCATCGGTAATGCTACCGATGAAATTAGTCGCCAGTGCTTCGTCGCCGGTGGTGGAGGTGATGGTATGTGGTGGTGCTAACGGCGGCGCGTTTACACAAGCTGAGAAGGGTGTTTTTTTGCCTGCTTCACGTACATGTGGACGTATGAGGATTACGGATCCGGATCCTGTATGGGTCATGGAGGATATGCCAATGGGCCGGGTCATGCCCGATATGTTATTGTTGCCTACAGGAGATGTAATTATATTAAATGGAGCTTCAAAAGGGACAGCCGGGTGGGAAAGTGCAATTGACCCGGTGTTGAACCCGGTTCTATACAAGCCAAATGAACCCGACCCGAGCAAGAGGTTTACGGTACTCAAACAAAGTAACATTCCAAGAATGTACCACTCAGCAGCTACATTATTGCCAGATGGCAGAATATTAGTGGGTGGAAGTAATCCACATATAAGGTACAACTTTACAGGCGTACAGTACCCCACAGAGTTAAGCTTAGAAGCATTTAGGCCACCATATTTGGCCCCAGAACACTCACATCTCCGACCATCAATCTTGACCGTTGAAGGACCCGTATCATACGGTCAGAAATTCTCCATCACATTTACACTTGGTTTTTTCCAGCCTGCGAAGGAGCTCATGGTAAGCATGATTGCACCCTCATTTACCACGCACTCATTCGCGATGAATCAACGGTTATTAATATTGGACGTTGTGGAAGTACAACGGCTGTCGTTGTTTGCACAAAAGATTACGGTGTGTGCACCCCCATCGCGTAATATTGCACCTCCAGGTTATTATATGGTGTTTGTAGTACACAAAGGTGTTCCTGGACACTCCTCTTGGATCAGGATGCAGTAA